In Nicotiana tabacum cultivar K326 chromosome 2, ASM71507v2, whole genome shotgun sequence, the following proteins share a genomic window:
- the LOC107786260 gene encoding root phototropism protein 2, translating to MAAPIKNTNRLSLAMERTGQWVFSQEIPTDVVVEVGEANFNLHKFMLVAKSNYIRKLILESKETEVTRINLSEIPGGPEMFEKAAKFCYGVNFEITVHNVAALRCAADYLQMTDKYCDNNLASRTEDFLAQVALTSLSGALVVLKSCENLLPLAEELKIVQRCVEIASAKACVEANFPSRSPPNWWTEELTILDIAFFERIIISMKTRGAKALTAASAIITYTERSLRDLVRDHSGNGTRLVAEPEDSDIRMHQRQLLESIVKLLPADKAAFPINFLCCLLRTAIFLRAANSCKNELEKRISTILEHVTVDDLLVLSFTYDGERLFDLESVRRIISGFMEKEKTVAVFNGGDLGQQVCSTAMQRVAKTVDAYLGEIATFGDLTIAKFNGIAILVPKGARKVDDDLYRAVDIYLKAHPNLDEIEREKVCSVMDTLKLSYEARVHASQNKRLPVQIVLHALYFDQLKIRSGGDDTSNLPEAMATRNQLQADVSLVKENEALRTELLKMKMYISDIQKTSQGTTSAKPSLSRKPTFFSSVSKKLGKLNPFKHGSKDTSMIDDATVDITKPRRRRFSIS from the exons ATGGCTGCTCCTATCAAGAATACCAATCGACTCTCTCTTGCCATGGAAAGAACTGGCCAATG GGTGTTTTCCCAAGAAATTCCAACTGATGTTGTTGTTGAAGTAGGTGAAGCAAACTTTAATCTTCACAAG TTCATGCTTGTGGCGAAGAGCAACTACATAAGGAAACTTATACTAGAGTCTAAAGAAACAGAAGTAACGAGGATAAACTTGTCTGAGATACCTGGAGGTCCTGAGATGTTTGAAAAAGCAGCCAAGTTTTGCTATGGAGTCAACTTTGAAATCACAGTTCATAATGTAGCTGCTCTTCGTTGTGCTGCTGATTACTTACAAATGACTGATAAATACTGCGATAACAATCTTGCTAGCAGGACAGAAGATTTCCTTGCCCAAGTTGCCTTGACTAGCCTTTCTGGAGCCCTTGTCGTATTAAAGTCTTGTGAAAATCTTCTTCCCCTTGCTGAGGAGCTCAAGATCGTTCAAAGATGTGTTGAAATCGCCAGTGCTAAG GCATGTGTGGAGGCGAATTTTCCAAGCAGATCACCACCAAATTGGTGGACGGAAGAGTTAACGATATTAGACATAGCATTTTTCGAGAGAATTATCATTTCGATGAAAACTCGGGGAGCAAAAGCGTTGACAGCAGCAAGTGCTATAATCACGTATACAGAGAGGTCTCTTCGTGACCTAGTACGTGACCACTCCGGAAATGGCACCAGATTAGTCGCGGAGCCAGAGGACTCCGACATCAGGATGCATCAACGGCAACTTCTCGAGTCAATTGTCAAACTCTTACCTGCAGACAAAGCAGCTTTTCCCATCAATTTCCTATGTTGTCTCCTCCGTACAGCAATTTTCTTAAGAGCAGCTAATAGTTGCAAGAATGAATTGGAGAAAAGGATATCAACAATTTTAGAACATGTCACTGTAGACGATCTACTCGTGTTGTCTTTTACTTATGATGGCGAAAGATTATTCGATCTTGAGAGCGTGAGGAGAATTATTTCTGGATTTATGGAGAAAGAGAAGACTGTGGCGGTTTTTAATGGGGGTGATTTGGGACAACAAGTTTGTTCCACGGCGATGCAACGAGTTGCAAAGACTGTAGATGCTTATCTTGGTGAAATTGCCACTTTTGGGGACCTCACTATAGCCAAATTCAATGGAATTGCTATTTTGGTTCCTAAAGGAGCTAGGAAGGTTGATGATGATCTTTACAGAGCCGTCGATATCTACTTAAAG GcacatccaaatttggatgaaaTTGAAAGAGAGAAAGTTTGCAGCGTGATGGATACACTGAAACTTTCGTATGAAGCCAGAGTTCATGCTTCACAAAACAAACGTTTGCCAGTGCAAATAGTCCTTCATGCTCTCTACTTCGATCAACTGAAGATAAGGAGTGGCGGAGATGATACTAGCAATTTACCCGAAGCCATGGCAACAAGGAACCAATTACAAGCCGATGTTTCACTTGTGAAGGAGAACGAAGCTCTAAGAACTGAACTGTTAAAGATGAAAATGTACATATCCGATATACAGAAAACAAGTCAAGGGACTACTTCAGCTAAACCCAGTCTCAGCAGGAAGCCAACCTTCTTTTCTTCTGTCTCCAAAAAATTGGGGAAATTGAATCCCTTTAAGCATGGATCAAAGGACACTTCTATGATTGATGATGCCACTGTTGATATTACTAAGCCTAGGAGGAGAAGATTTTCCATTTCCTAA